A stretch of the Thermofilum adornatum genome encodes the following:
- a CDS encoding NAD(P)/FAD-dependent oxidoreductase yields the protein MSHESYKAVVIGLGPSGAAALKRLNELGISAIGIERKKTPEEPAVCGEFLPEPSEITFISKYPSVKKAFEYIGYTEKTNIIKRIFLEFERYRKYHLKIGGFTISRKEMVNKLIENANVVTGDDVVAIKQLEKGYLVKTRKGREIQADYIVAADGFPSLTRRLLGDNTALDPIDYALGINLKMEVPNFPQSDIYMYSSKDTPGGYAWIIPIGNGMANVGIGIRGNYIKGNITPVVFLEKFIKVFNSSYLRDAKPLEPPRSRWIPVTGFYSTPVIGRTLFVGDALGAVNPINGGGIFTAMALGVLAAESIWLENLDVYRERAWNEIGKILAIGRKYRALVDFLYDHWEVAPVATRFFPEDLLTKIIKGEETFMEKIIFSGKGRKTSYQPR from the coding sequence ATGTCTCATGAATCTTATAAGGCAGTTGTCATAGGCTTAGGCCCATCCGGAGCTGCCGCCCTTAAAAGGCTCAATGAGCTTGGGATAAGTGCAATCGGCATCGAAAGAAAGAAAACTCCAGAAGAACCAGCAGTATGCGGAGAATTCCTCCCCGAGCCCTCAGAAATAACTTTTATTTCCAAATACCCATCGGTTAAAAAAGCGTTTGAATATATAGGCTACACCGAGAAAACAAACATAATAAAAAGAATATTCCTAGAGTTTGAACGCTACAGAAAATACCACCTCAAAATTGGCGGCTTTACCATTAGCAGGAAAGAAATGGTAAACAAACTCATAGAGAACGCAAACGTTGTAACAGGAGACGACGTCGTAGCAATAAAACAACTTGAAAAAGGCTACCTAGTCAAGACTCGCAAGGGCAGAGAGATCCAGGCAGACTACATAGTTGCCGCTGATGGCTTCCCCTCGCTAACTAGGAGGCTTCTAGGCGACAATACAGCACTCGACCCCATAGACTATGCACTGGGAATAAACCTAAAAATGGAGGTTCCAAATTTTCCCCAAAGTGATATCTACATGTATTCTTCCAAGGATACCCCAGGAGGATATGCATGGATTATTCCAATAGGCAATGGTATGGCAAATGTCGGCATAGGAATAAGGGGCAACTATATAAAAGGAAACATCACTCCCGTGGTTTTCCTTGAGAAGTTTATAAAGGTTTTTAACAGTAGCTACCTCAGAGACGCAAAGCCCCTAGAACCCCCAAGAAGCAGATGGATCCCAGTTACCGGGTTCTATTCAACTCCAGTAATAGGCAGAACACTGTTTGTCGGAGACGCGTTGGGCGCCGTAAACCCCATCAACGGCGGCGGGATTTTCACGGCAATGGCTCTAGGCGTATTGGCAGCTGAAAGCATCTGGCTTGAAAATCTAGACGTTTACCGCGAAAGGGCATGGAATGAGATCGGAAAAATCCTGGCCATTGGGAGAAAATACAGAGCACTGGTAGACTTTCTGTATGATCACTGGGAGGTAGCCCCCGTGGCTACGAGATTTTTCCCTGAGGATTTGTTAACGAAGATAATAAAGGGAGAAGAAACCTTCATGGAAAAAATTATTTTTTCTGGAAAAGGAAGGAAAACCTCCTATCAACCTCGTTAG
- a CDS encoding PadR family transcriptional regulator — MSVEPTQDKKMQTTREKIRVNTIVKLYTLILLAEGDKHGYELMRRLEQMIGVPVGPSQIYPFLKSLEKAGFLVSKEAGSRDKRVYSLTPQGLEFLKEVLENSLNVIQTAIKIIGREKVCLP; from the coding sequence ATGAGTGTAGAGCCTACCCAGGACAAAAAAATGCAAACAACCCGTGAAAAAATAAGGGTAAACACCATTGTAAAGCTGTACACATTGATACTTCTCGCCGAGGGCGACAAACACGGCTACGAGCTTATGCGGAGACTTGAACAAATGATAGGCGTTCCCGTCGGTCCATCACAGATCTATCCGTTCCTTAAAAGCCTTGAGAAAGCAGGCTTCCTAGTCTCAAAAGAAGCAGGATCACGAGACAAAAGAGTATACTCCTTAACCCCGCAGGGGCTAGAATTCCTGAAAGAGGTACTAGAAAACTCGTTAAACGTTATACAGACAGCCATAAAGATAATTGGAAGAGAAAAAGTCTGCCTGCCATAA
- a CDS encoding class I SAM-dependent methyltransferase encodes MTRGLNPTFWSDVVTTLERLFSSNAYIPANHAMSFGLDEKLRNIIYRSVSGKIVDIGCGDGTYSFPFLTRAEEVVCVDPLAHKFSSKSSDPRLHRISGVAEYLPLREKSVDYATAMFSFRDFLDKARGLSEMKRVARRGVLLLEIFNPPALFRPFLYAYVQAIAPLLGYLASRGSGRGWRLLMPTIRLMPRLSFFQKLGGKTLATVGLGSLGVVYLPA; translated from the coding sequence ATGACACGTGGACTTAACCCTACTTTTTGGAGCGACGTAGTAACAACTCTTGAGAGATTATTTTCATCGAATGCCTATATACCTGCAAACCACGCCATGAGCTTTGGGCTCGACGAAAAGCTCAGAAACATAATCTATAGAAGTGTTAGCGGCAAGATTGTAGACATTGGGTGTGGAGACGGCACCTACTCTTTTCCATTTCTCACAAGAGCAGAAGAAGTAGTATGTGTGGATCCACTAGCCCACAAGTTTTCCTCGAAAAGTAGCGATCCACGTCTACACAGGATAAGCGGGGTTGCAGAGTATTTGCCCTTAAGAGAAAAATCTGTCGACTATGCCACCGCAATGTTTAGCTTTAGAGACTTTCTTGACAAAGCAAGGGGGCTAAGCGAGATGAAAAGGGTAGCCAGGAGGGGGGTATTACTGCTTGAAATATTTAATCCACCAGCTCTGTTCCGTCCTTTCCTATATGCATATGTTCAAGCCATAGCGCCTCTACTCGGCTACCTAGCTTCACGCGGATCAGGGAGAGGGTGGCGGCTCCTTATGCCAACCATACGGCTCATGCCTAGGCTGTCTTTCTTCCAAAAGTTAGGCGGAAAAACTCTCGCCACTGTAGGACTGGGGTCTCTAGGCGTAGTCTATCTGCCAGCCTAA
- a CDS encoding polyprenyl synthetase family protein, with product MWKASLTDEYLALRETLAKYSAEMIKRYFPEVYEEASYAIQGGKLIRGSLSLLIARILSSDIEKVLPIAFSIELMHAASLIHDDIADESESRRGRQSFWKKYGLKDAVTFPHIIIPVAITLVAEAGVEAVIESMLQWRKAALGQLWDTRILEGKQVQVAYEQLIEYKTASVFEASCSLPLIALGKRDLISAGKTYGKSLGMLYQVLDDYADIANNNVDSGSSRLLLMQVKEREGIKRYVKELVSKYFTEIRDASIKLHPSLMDFAVMSMEKFASEAGESVQHILQEVEEKIL from the coding sequence ATGTGGAAAGCCTCACTAACCGACGAGTACTTAGCACTTAGAGAAACCCTTGCAAAATACTCAGCTGAAATGATTAAAAGATATTTCCCAGAAGTATACGAAGAAGCAAGCTACGCCATCCAAGGAGGGAAACTAATTAGAGGAAGCCTCTCCTTACTAATTGCAAGAATATTATCGTCAGACATAGAAAAGGTTCTCCCAATCGCTTTTTCCATCGAGCTAATGCACGCGGCCAGCCTAATACATGACGACATAGCTGATGAGTCTGAGTCGCGGAGAGGCAGACAGAGCTTCTGGAAAAAGTATGGCTTGAAGGACGCTGTAACTTTCCCTCACATTATAATCCCAGTAGCAATAACCCTCGTGGCAGAGGCAGGAGTCGAAGCCGTCATCGAAAGCATGCTTCAATGGAGAAAAGCTGCACTGGGACAGCTCTGGGACACCAGAATACTCGAAGGAAAACAAGTCCAGGTAGCATACGAACAGCTAATCGAGTACAAGACTGCATCTGTCTTTGAAGCTTCATGTAGCCTTCCACTAATAGCACTAGGCAAAAGGGATCTAATTTCGGCAGGGAAAACTTACGGCAAGTCATTGGGGATGCTCTACCAAGTTCTTGATGACTATGCTGACATTGCCAACAATAATGTAGATAGTGGGAGCTCGCGTCTTCTTTTAATGCAGGTAAAAGAAAGAGAAGGAATCAAGAGATATGTCAAAGAACTTGTATCAAAATATTTTACAGAAATCCGTGACGCCTCTATTAAGTTACACCCTTCACTCATGGATTTCGCAGTTATGAGCATGGAAAAATTTGCGTCTGAGGCAGGCGAGAGTGTTCAGCATATCCTGCAAGAAGTAGAGGAAAAGATATTATGA
- a CDS encoding TatD family hydrolase, giving the protein MIDSHCHLTYPGLVEKLDEVIEKSRETLKAIITVGFPFEGEKRERKEVFEGALAALRLSERFPGFIFVTLGLHPTQVPDMTEEEIEEYIEFIRRNKERIVGVGEIGLDRFWIKDEDTYKRTLEVFHRMLELAEEIGKPVVIHSRKAEEDAVEVLLSHSLKSGVLMHSYTGNMTAAKKALDNGFFFSVNYKLTNNKNMRKIAKNFPLEYLLTETDSPFLSETNEVNTPLQIKLIVEEISRLRGLSFSEVDEITTSNAVKFYKLPL; this is encoded by the coding sequence GTGATTGATTCGCATTGTCATTTAACTTATCCTGGACTCGTCGAGAAGTTAGACGAAGTAATTGAAAAAAGCAGAGAAACGTTAAAAGCAATTATAACTGTTGGCTTCCCATTTGAGGGGGAAAAGAGGGAGAGAAAAGAGGTTTTCGAGGGGGCGTTAGCTGCCCTAAGATTGTCTGAGAGGTTTCCCGGCTTCATATTTGTGACGCTTGGTTTGCATCCTACACAAGTCCCTGATATGACAGAGGAGGAAATAGAAGAATATATTGAATTCATTCGTAGAAACAAGGAGAGAATAGTCGGAGTCGGCGAGATAGGTCTTGACAGGTTCTGGATCAAGGACGAGGATACCTACAAGAGAACACTTGAGGTATTTCACAGAATGCTGGAGTTGGCAGAGGAGATAGGCAAGCCCGTTGTTATACATAGTAGGAAGGCTGAAGAAGACGCTGTCGAAGTATTGTTGAGCCACTCTCTTAAGAGTGGCGTTCTTATGCATTCATATACTGGAAACATGACGGCCGCAAAAAAGGCCCTTGACAATGGGTTCTTCTTTAGTGTCAACTACAAGCTTACAAACAATAAGAATATGCGTAAAATAGCGAAAAACTTTCCACTCGAATACTTGCTCACAGAAACCGACTCCCCCTTCTTATCGGAGACAAACGAGGTAAATACCCCGCTCCAGATAAAGTTGATTGTCGAAGAAATATCGAGGCTCCGCGGTTTGAGTTTCAGCGAAGTTGACGAAATTACAACGTCGAACGCTGTTAAATTTTACAAACTTCCCCTATAG
- a CDS encoding acetyl-CoA carboxylase biotin carboxylase subunit, giving the protein MSLGEPLEIKKVLVANRGEIAVRVFRTCRDLGIKTVALYSDADRDALHVKLADESYYLGPPEPLKSYLDVEKIISVAKRARVDAIHPGYGFLSQNPVFAERIIEEGFVWIGPDPETMRLVGDKLGARRLFSGKGIPVVPGTLEPVNDRDAVSIAEEIGFPVIVKPAGGGGGIGMFVATSPEKLDEYLKRAVELAKSSFGKYEVYIEKYFPLSKHIEVQIIGDKNGHILHLHERECSVQRRYQKVIEEAPSPSLDPQEKEKILKTALEAAKVAKYTNAGTFEFLFDTQSRGFFLLEVNSRIQVEHPVTELITGLDIVELQLRVASGESLSLKQEEIVVRGHAIEARIYAEDPSAGFVPSPGKIEHLSLPSGPWIRVDNGIYEGYEVPPYYDPLLMKVVSFGLTRGQAIARLRRGLSELKISGIKHNKFLVLRVLEDQRFLDASYTTRLLEDQKFYENLQNEDPLPPIPGKSRTETVEERKEPKTKVEKEKVNLWRVASRVRYES; this is encoded by the coding sequence ATGTCTCTTGGTGAGCCCTTAGAAATAAAAAAGGTTCTCGTAGCTAACCGAGGAGAGATAGCTGTTAGGGTTTTCCGTACATGCCGAGACCTCGGTATAAAAACGGTTGCTTTATACAGCGATGCAGACAGGGACGCGCTTCACGTGAAACTTGCAGATGAAAGCTATTACTTGGGTCCGCCTGAGCCCCTTAAAAGCTACCTAGACGTCGAGAAAATAATTTCAGTCGCTAAGAGGGCGCGGGTAGACGCAATACATCCAGGATACGGATTCCTGTCTCAAAACCCTGTTTTCGCGGAGAGGATAATCGAGGAAGGATTTGTATGGATTGGCCCAGACCCAGAGACAATGAGACTAGTCGGCGACAAGCTTGGCGCACGGAGGCTCTTTTCAGGAAAGGGGATCCCAGTTGTTCCAGGAACCCTTGAGCCCGTCAATGATAGAGACGCTGTAAGCATAGCTGAAGAAATAGGCTTCCCGGTAATTGTCAAGCCAGCTGGGGGTGGGGGCGGCATAGGGATGTTTGTTGCCACCTCTCCAGAAAAATTAGACGAGTATCTGAAGCGAGCAGTAGAGCTTGCAAAGTCCTCCTTTGGAAAATACGAAGTCTATATCGAGAAGTATTTTCCCTTGTCTAAGCATATTGAGGTTCAAATCATCGGCGACAAGAATGGACACATTCTTCATTTGCATGAGAGAGAGTGTAGCGTGCAGAGAAGGTACCAGAAAGTCATAGAGGAGGCGCCATCGCCCTCGCTTGATCCACAGGAAAAAGAAAAAATCCTAAAAACAGCACTGGAAGCGGCAAAAGTAGCTAAATACACCAACGCTGGCACCTTTGAGTTTCTCTTCGATACTCAGAGCAGAGGCTTTTTCCTGTTAGAAGTAAACTCTAGAATCCAGGTTGAACATCCCGTGACAGAGCTAATTACAGGTCTAGATATTGTTGAGCTACAGTTACGGGTTGCAAGCGGAGAATCATTAAGCTTGAAGCAGGAGGAAATAGTCGTTAGGGGACATGCAATAGAGGCACGTATATATGCAGAAGACCCCTCTGCAGGCTTTGTCCCTTCACCTGGGAAAATAGAGCACCTGTCTTTGCCCAGCGGTCCATGGATCCGCGTGGATAATGGCATTTATGAGGGCTACGAAGTGCCACCCTACTATGATCCTCTCCTAATGAAGGTTGTATCGTTTGGACTGACCCGTGGACAGGCTATAGCTAGACTAAGAAGGGGGCTCTCCGAGCTTAAAATCTCTGGAATAAAACATAACAAGTTCCTAGTTCTTAGAGTTCTAGAAGACCAGAGATTCCTTGATGCATCTTATACTACAAGGCTCCTAGAGGACCAAAAGTTCTACGAAAACCTACAGAACGAGGATCCACTACCTCCGATTCCTGGAAAATCAAGGACAGAAACTGTTGAAGAAAGGAAAGAGCCAAAAACGAAGGTCGAAAAAGAAAAAGTGAATTTATGGCGTGTAGCCTCGAGAGTAAGATATGAATCCTAG
- the speE gene encoding polyamine aminopropyltransferase yields MAESQGYRVLWYTEWLSSQEAHIHAIKRIIFDGYTKYQRVTLAETGSFGLTLFLDGYAQSSEYDEFVYHEALVHPAMLTHPKPEKVLIIGGGEGATLREVLKHPTVKRAVMVDIDGELLEIVKKYMVKWHQNCFNDPRAEVVVADGKKYLEETSETFDVIILDLTDPTKGTPGVQLYTKEFYEEIYDKLSKDGVMVTQATSTRYNIDAFSVINNTVASVFPVERPYKAHVATFYSEWGFALGSKSRDPLGIPRNELSERLGRLGLKFLDEEIFYHLFHFPRYLKEKMQQYKQISTVAQPFQIEL; encoded by the coding sequence GTGGCAGAATCCCAGGGATACAGGGTCTTATGGTACACTGAGTGGCTTAGCTCACAAGAAGCACACATACACGCTATCAAAAGAATAATTTTTGACGGATACACAAAATATCAGCGTGTAACTTTGGCAGAGACAGGCTCCTTTGGTTTGACACTATTCCTAGATGGCTATGCACAGAGCTCAGAGTACGACGAATTTGTCTACCACGAGGCACTCGTACACCCAGCAATGCTTACTCATCCAAAACCCGAAAAAGTCTTGATAATTGGTGGCGGAGAAGGTGCAACACTACGGGAGGTCCTCAAGCACCCCACAGTTAAAAGAGCTGTAATGGTAGACATTGACGGGGAGCTCCTGGAAATAGTTAAAAAGTATATGGTAAAATGGCACCAGAACTGTTTCAATGACCCGAGGGCTGAAGTTGTAGTAGCAGACGGGAAAAAATACCTAGAAGAAACCTCCGAAACTTTCGATGTTATTATTTTAGACTTGACTGACCCCACTAAAGGAACGCCAGGCGTGCAACTATACACTAAGGAGTTCTATGAGGAGATATATGACAAGCTATCCAAGGACGGGGTCATGGTGACTCAGGCTACGTCTACAAGATACAACATAGATGCTTTTTCAGTAATCAATAACACTGTAGCCTCTGTCTTCCCAGTTGAGAGGCCATACAAGGCACACGTAGCAACATTTTACAGTGAGTGGGGGTTCGCCTTGGGTTCAAAATCAAGAGATCCCCTCGGCATACCTAGAAACGAGCTTAGCGAGAGACTCGGTAGGCTCGGGCTCAAATTCCTAGACGAAGAAATATTTTATCACTTGTTCCATTTTCCAAGGTACTTGAAAGAAAAGATGCAACAATACAAGCAGATATCTACTGTTGCTCAGCCATTCCAGATAGAGCTCTGA
- a CDS encoding metal ABC transporter substrate-binding protein — MSRDNTKNVHTSKSILLVVIAIVIVAGLLAYLYMNNPTTAPTHGLKIAVTFYSLKPDIDLLTCTGDVVFSITPSGVDPHEYQLTPADVAKLKEADIIISTAHAPFETKIAELVRNGEIKAKLVEIPSIDGIKILRNPATGNPNYHWPIYDPANYLIYIKTLSNVFANLRPECRDTYKTKESILESNITAIIQKAPRLKVNAIGASPVVQYAVNWMGINVSFLLIKEHDLPATPQDIAQAKDLLDKGKASFIVATDDVLASSLGEKLKELSSQTNIPLLLVPSPTSPESTLQKIKTVVDSISQIRA; from the coding sequence ATGAGCAGAGACAATACTAAAAATGTGCACACATCTAAATCAATCTTGTTAGTAGTTATAGCAATAGTCATAGTCGCGGGCCTCCTAGCATATCTGTATATGAATAATCCAACGACAGCTCCTACTCATGGTTTAAAAATAGCTGTAACGTTTTACTCCTTGAAGCCAGATATAGATCTACTGACCTGCACAGGCGACGTGGTATTTTCAATTACGCCTTCTGGTGTCGACCCCCACGAATACCAGTTAACACCTGCAGATGTAGCTAAATTGAAGGAAGCAGACATTATCATTTCAACAGCTCATGCACCCTTTGAAACGAAAATAGCTGAACTTGTAAGGAATGGGGAGATAAAGGCCAAACTAGTGGAGATACCAAGCATAGATGGTATAAAAATTCTCAGGAATCCCGCCACGGGAAACCCAAACTATCATTGGCCAATCTATGACCCCGCAAACTACCTCATCTACATAAAGACTCTAAGCAACGTTTTCGCTAATCTTAGGCCAGAATGTAGGGACACTTACAAAACCAAGGAATCTATCTTGGAAAGCAACATTACGGCAATCATACAGAAGGCTCCTAGACTAAAAGTCAATGCCATCGGCGCGTCGCCAGTTGTCCAATACGCGGTAAACTGGATGGGGATCAACGTATCTTTTCTCCTAATAAAGGAGCATGATCTCCCTGCAACCCCCCAGGACATTGCACAAGCAAAGGACCTATTAGACAAAGGGAAGGCCTCTTTCATCGTGGCCACTGACGATGTCTTAGCTTCCAGCCTAGGTGAGAAGCTCAAGGAGCTTTCGTCTCAAACCAATATACCACTACTACTTGTACCTAGTCCAACAAGTCCTGAAAGTACTCTCCAGAAAATCAAGACGGTAGTCGACAGTATTTCACAGATAAGAGCATAG
- a CDS encoding metal ABC transporter ATP-binding protein, whose amino-acid sequence MSNVHSPSLVVENVTFHYDEDDKILENENLAVHGPGLVTILGPNGSGKTTFFKVILGLLKPQTGKIFLNGEEVTGNPVKAGRHAALVPQLTAVRRDLPVTGAEIIEFVLRSRRQCSGKSCKEKLRELVEIVGAENYYKKKLSEMSGGQLQRILIARALATGSSILLLDEPFSGIDPGGREYIVDFLRKTSREKLILLTTHDPVLTINSSKMIVIFNKGVKAYGSPDQIFTLDLLRKAYGSSVLMIERCLHVVG is encoded by the coding sequence ATGAGTAATGTGCACAGCCCATCGCTAGTAGTAGAAAATGTGACTTTTCACTATGACGAAGATGACAAAATCCTCGAAAATGAAAATCTAGCAGTCCACGGCCCAGGGCTTGTTACAATACTGGGACCTAATGGTTCAGGCAAAACAACATTTTTCAAAGTCATACTAGGACTTCTTAAACCACAGACGGGAAAAATCTTTCTCAATGGAGAAGAAGTGACAGGAAACCCAGTGAAAGCCGGAAGACACGCAGCATTGGTTCCGCAGTTGACAGCAGTGAGGAGAGACTTGCCTGTTACAGGTGCAGAGATAATCGAGTTTGTTCTCAGAAGTAGGAGGCAGTGTTCAGGTAAGTCTTGCAAGGAGAAACTTAGAGAACTTGTGGAAATTGTAGGAGCTGAGAACTATTATAAAAAGAAGTTAAGCGAAATGAGCGGAGGCCAGTTGCAGAGAATACTGATTGCAAGGGCCCTTGCAACTGGTTCAAGCATACTGTTATTGGATGAGCCTTTTTCTGGTATCGATCCAGGCGGCAGGGAATATATCGTGGATTTTTTAAGGAAGACTTCTAGAGAAAAACTGATTCTCCTAACCACTCATGATCCGGTATTGACTATTAACTCTAGCAAAATGATAGTGATATTTAATAAGGGGGTCAAGGCTTATGGCTCTCCCGACCAAATATTCACTTTAGACTTATTGAGAAAGGCCTATGGTTCAAGTGTCCTGATGATCGAGAGATGCCTCCATGTCGTGGGCTGA
- a CDS encoding metal ABC transporter permease, giving the protein MSWAEVVWMYFDPRWLIVILGSAISFSVLSPIIYARKLNFFASTLPHSSLLAVTIGYMLGFLTGTHPVLWAVPVSIVLSLFLVAIIHRGVSEDSATSVFVGFSVSASVAAMYYILTNFPAQTSLWSYILGDPLLVSWEDTLLTLAVCILIILIVLPIYMKEIVIGQDRDVAQVLGINVKLHDYLVILTLTVASVTMLKTVGFVIEHVAFLMPAVIAAGIAKDAKMFLVYSVLVSAFAGILSLLLSIWLNLAPSAVYGLLLVGIYSILLMRRGSE; this is encoded by the coding sequence ATGTCGTGGGCTGAGGTGGTCTGGATGTACTTTGACCCACGTTGGCTTATAGTGATACTTGGTAGCGCCATATCTTTCAGCGTTCTTAGTCCAATTATCTATGCCAGGAAACTCAACTTTTTTGCTTCCACGCTTCCTCATTCCTCGCTTTTAGCCGTTACAATCGGCTATATGCTTGGCTTTTTGACTGGAACCCATCCGGTCTTGTGGGCAGTGCCTGTAAGCATTGTTCTGTCTCTGTTCCTTGTTGCCATTATTCATCGGGGTGTAAGCGAAGATAGTGCAACTTCGGTCTTTGTCGGTTTCTCTGTCTCTGCAAGCGTTGCGGCAATGTATTATATCTTAACAAATTTTCCTGCACAGACTAGTCTATGGTCCTATATCCTAGGCGACCCTCTGCTTGTCTCCTGGGAGGATACACTTCTCACTCTAGCAGTATGCATTCTAATAATCTTGATAGTGCTACCTATTTACATGAAGGAGATAGTTATTGGGCAGGACAGGGACGTGGCCCAAGTGCTAGGAATAAACGTCAAGCTTCACGATTACCTAGTCATCTTAACCCTAACCGTTGCATCAGTCACCATGCTTAAAACAGTTGGATTTGTAATTGAACACGTTGCTTTCCTAATGCCGGCGGTCATTGCCGCTGGTATCGCAAAGGACGCAAAAATGTTCCTAGTATACAGTGTCCTTGTCTCCGCTTTTGCTGGAATACTTTCTTTACTTTTGTCTATCTGGCTTAATCTAGCTCCATCAGCAGTATATGGCCTCCTCCTGGTAGGAATTTACTCAATCCTGCTTATGAGAAGGGGGTCAGAATGA
- a CDS encoding CopG family ribbon-helix-helix protein has protein sequence MSRKERFGVSMDKELFEELTDLCRALKTDRSHIVNMATRYFILEKFHYAKPHQCEGVMIMGYHHEKGEEVNSIVEKYRELILGRSHFHTMDDNCLEVLFVRGDSERIFSLEKEVENYCVMCRYIPSHKP, from the coding sequence ATGAGCAGAAAGGAAAGGTTTGGAGTCTCTATGGATAAAGAACTCTTCGAGGAGTTGACAGATCTTTGCAGAGCCCTCAAAACTGACCGTTCACACATTGTGAACATGGCTACAAGGTACTTTATCCTTGAGAAGTTTCACTATGCGAAGCCGCATCAATGCGAGGGCGTAATGATTATGGGTTATCACCATGAAAAAGGCGAGGAGGTCAATAGCATAGTAGAAAAATACAGAGAGTTAATTCTCGGCAGGAGCCATTTCCACACTATGGACGATAATTGCTTGGAGGTTCTCTTTGTACGAGGGGATTCTGAAAGAATTTTCTCGCTTGAAAAAGAGGTCGAGAATTATTGTGTAATGTGTAGATATATTCCTAGCCACAAACCATAA
- a CDS encoding tRNA-wybutosine modification methyltransferase TYW3, with translation MKTRLDDKWEYYRSKALKQFEIHLQEGRVDQDIVDFLKKVNSTSNCYTTSSCSGRIQLSAGQYPGAKGEILVIAKWHRTISTEELNFVLANCDYPSLWLSVHPPIFHIVAKNLKVAWKLVVTARNTGFKHSGIQGLGKRIVVEIMSMEKLEVPLRYQGENIIDLEKLPTLVDIANFMLTRGKERLHRLEKELMDVCK, from the coding sequence ATGAAAACCAGACTGGATGATAAGTGGGAATATTATCGCTCCAAAGCACTGAAGCAATTTGAGATACATCTTCAGGAGGGACGCGTAGATCAAGACATAGTAGACTTCTTGAAAAAAGTCAACTCCACTAGCAACTGTTATACGACGTCCAGTTGTAGCGGGAGAATACAATTGTCAGCTGGTCAGTATCCAGGAGCAAAAGGAGAAATATTGGTGATAGCTAAATGGCACAGGACAATAAGCACAGAGGAGCTAAACTTTGTCCTCGCAAATTGTGACTATCCATCTCTCTGGCTCTCGGTTCATCCACCGATCTTCCACATTGTAGCAAAAAACCTGAAGGTTGCCTGGAAGCTGGTAGTTACCGCACGGAACACTGGATTTAAGCATAGCGGCATACAGGGTCTCGGCAAGAGAATAGTAGTGGAAATAATGTCCATGGAGAAGCTGGAAGTTCCGCTAAGATACCAGGGCGAGAACATAATCGACCTCGAGAAGCTTCCGACGCTCGTAGATATAGCTAACTTCATGCTTACAAGGGGCAAGGAGAGGCTTCACAGGCTAGAAAAGGAATTAATGGATGTCTGCAAATAA